The genomic DNA TCAGTCAATGTTAGAACCTGAAAAGCACCCATCGGATCGCTCCCTAAAACCAGTTAAGAGCCACTTTGGCTTCCTCGGACATGCGTTCCGGTGTCCAGGGCGGGTCAAACACCATATTCACCTTGACCTGCCCGATGCCGGGTACGGAACTCAGAGCGTTCTCGACCCAGATTGGCATTTCACCGGCAACCGGACAACCCGGAGCAGTCAGCGTCATATCCACATCAAGATCCCGGTCATCTGTCAGATCCACCTTGTAGACCAGACCGAGTTCGTAAATATCGGTCGGAATTTCCGGGTCATAGACCGTCTTCAGCGCCGCGATGATATCCTCAGTCAGACGCTGCTGCTCTTCCGGCGTCAGATTGGTTCCCTCGCGGGGGGCTGGCTGTGGCTGACCGGTCCCGTCTTCCATCAATTTCATCTCAGGAGCAGGTTTTGCCTCCGGCACATGAAGCGGATGATCCTCCGGCAGAAATTTTCCCATTTCATCGTCACTCATCATAGCACCTGTACATCCAGACTGTCTTAACTGAAGAAACTCTGCGCTTTTGTAATCGCCTTCACAAGTCTGTCGACTTCATCGCGCGTATTGTAAAGGCCGAAAGAGGCCCGGCATGTGGCAGTGACACCGTAGCGCGCCAGAAGCGGCATCGCACAATGTGTTCCTGCCCGAACCGCAACACCTTCACGGTCCAATACGGTTGCAATATCGTGGGCATGAGCGCCTTCGACTTCAAAGGAGAAAATCGCACCTTTTCCCGGAGCGTTTCCGAACACTTTGACCGAATTCATCTCGCCCAGCCGCCTGGCCGCATAATCCCGCAAATCCGCTTCATGAGCCGCAATCCTGTCCAGCCCTATAGTCTGCATATAGGTCAAAGCAGCCCCAAGCCCAATAGCCTGCACGATAGGTGGCGTGCCGGCTTCAAAGCGATGCGGCGGCGGCGCATAGGTGATGGCGTCTTCCATCACGTCGAGAATCATCTCGCCACCACCCATATAGGGCGGCATTTTCTCAAGATATTCCGGCTTGCCGTACAATATGCCTATGCCCGAAGGACCGTATAATTTGTGCCCTGTCATGACGAAAAAATCACAATCGAGCGCTTCGACATCGACAGCCATGTGCACCGCCGACTGGCTGCCATCGACCAGAACGGGAATGCCCCGCTGATGCGCTATACGGCAAATTTCCTTGATCGGAACAATCGTACCCGTCACATTCGACATCTGTGTGATGGCAACAATTTTTGTGCGTTCACTCAGCGCCGCCTCGAACGCCTCCAGATCAAAACTGTCATCTTCCCGGTACGGCACCCATTTCAGAACTGCGCCATTCTGCTCTCTGTGAAAATGCCACGGCACGATATTGGAGTGATGCTCGAAGATGGAGAGCACAATCTCGTCACCCTCGCCGATTGTCATCCCGCCGAACGACCGGGCCACCAGATTAATAGCTTCTGTGGTCGAGCGGGTGAAAATAATGTTGTCCACTGAAGCGGCATTCAGGAAACCGCGCACGGTTTCCCTGGCAGATTCATATAAATCTGTAGAGGCATTGGAGAGGAAATGCAGGCCGCGATGCACATTTGAATAGGTTTCGGAATAGGCGCTCTGAATCGCCTCCAGTACAGCTGTCGGCTTTTGCGCGGACGCCCCATTATCCAGATAAACCAGCGGCTTGCCATAAACTTCACGGGCCAGAATTGGAAAATCCTTGCGGATTTCCATCACGTCATAGCCCGTCTTGTCGTCTTGTGAGCCCGTCTTGTCGTCTTTTGAGAGTGTGTCCATGTCCAATTTGCCTCGTTTCAGGCTCAGCGCCTCGCCAGCCAGTCAGCCAGGATGGATTCCAGAGCTTCTATGATCTCGGGCTGCTCGGTGTTCTCAATTGTCTCGGCAACAAATGCCTGAACCATCATGGTTTCGGCAATGGCACTGGGAATGCCCCTCGACAGCAGATAAAACAGCATCTCCTCATCGATATCGCCGCAGGTTGCACCGTGGCCGCAGACCACATCATCGGCGAAAATCTCAAGCTCAGGCTTGTTGAGAAACTCGCCATTCTCAGACAGCAGCAATCCCTGGCTCATCATCTTCGCATCGGTTTTCTGGGCAATAGACTTGACCATGATCTTGCCCTGAAACACCGCCCGCGCATCATCGGCAATCACCGATTTGAACTGCTCGACACTGGTGCAATTGGGCGACGCATGATCGACCTCAAGCGTCATATCCGTATGCTGCTTGCCCTTGACGAGGGTTGCGCCGCGAATCCCGGCATGGGAATGCTCGCCTTCAAAGGTCACATGAATATCTGTCCGCACCAGGTGCGAACCAATCGTCATGACAAATGGCTCATATGTGGCGTCAGTTCCGATCCGTGCGCCGATGGCACCAAGATGCGACGACTGTGATCCCTCACTGACAACGCGCGCATGAGTGAGGCTTGCACCATCTTCAACACGCACAGAAAGCCCGCCGCTGGCAATATAGCCGAGCCCGTCTGGGCCGGAAAAGCGTTCCACCAGAACCGCCTTTGCACCTGCCTCCACAACAATCGAGTGGCGGCAGGCTGCCGTCACTGCATCGCCACCGGATACGCTATGATCAATGAATATCACCGGTGCCTGCTCAGCCTTGCCGACCTTGATGACAAAGCCGGAGGACGCCAGAGCCAGATTGAGGTCAACGGTGACACTGGCTTTCTCGTGAAAGCCCGCTGAAGACGCGATTCCGCGACTGATTGAAACAGCCTTGTTGGCGTTGGCTTTGCCGGATCGCGATGCCGTATCTGTTTCAAAGTCCTGAGGAACGCCATTGACGACGTTCAGAATTATATCAGCCGGAACAAGTGCGTCCTGACCGCCGGTCGTTGCATGCGCCTGTGCGACCCGTCCGGGCAAGGGCGGCACATCCTTCAGCAGCGCCCGAAGATCGGTGTATTTCCATTCCTCGACGCGGCGGTGCGGAAGCCCCTTTTTTCGCAGCCGGTCGGCCGCCTCCAGGCGCGCACCATCAAGTTTCAGATTGGCCAGAAGCTGCAATAGCGCCGTCTCGGCCTGGGTTTGTAAATTCTGCGGTTGAGCAGTCATAATATCTGTCCCTGCCCCTATGCCGCGTCCACATAGTCGGCATAGCCTTTTTCTTCCAGTTCCAGCGCCAGTTCCTTGCCGCCGGATTTGACTATTCTGCCTGCCGACATGACATGAACCACATCGGGAATAATGTGATCAAGCAAACGCTGATAATGCGTAATCACCAGCATGCTACGTTCCGGGCTGCGCAACGCATTGACGCCATCGGACACAACCCGCAACGCATCAATGTCCAGTCCGGAATCGGTTTCATCGAGCACACAAAGCGTCGGTTCCAGTAGAGCCATCTGCATAATTTCATTGCGCTTTTTCTCACCACCGGAAAAGCCGACATTCAAGGGCCGTTTCAGCATGTCCGGGGACACTTTCAATTCGGCTGCTTTCTGCTTCACGATCTTCATGAAATCAGGTGTGTTCAATTCCGCTTCGCCGCGCGCCTTGCGCTGGGCATTCATCGCCGTGCGCAGGAAGGTCATGGTCGCGACACCCGGAATTTCAATCGGATACTGGAAGGCGAGAAACACACCGGCGGCGGCGCGTTCATCCGGTTTCATCTCCAGAAGATCCTTGCCGTTGAACAGGATTTCACCTTCGGTGATCTCGTAATCATCCTTGCCGGCCAGAACATAGGACAGTGTTGATTTTCCCGAGCCGTTCGGACCCATAATGGCATGAACTTCACCAGCCTTGATGGTCAGATCGATGCCGCGCAGAATTTCGTTTCCATCGACAGTGGCGTGAAGATTTTTAATTTCTAACATGTTTAAGTCCTGAACATCTGAATCATTCTGGCAGCTTTTCGGGCCAGATCATTGTTTTATATGAATTAACCGACGGAGCCTTCGAGGCTGATTCCGATCAGTTTTTGTGTTTCAGCCATGAATTCCATGGGCAATTGCTGAATCACATCGCGGACAAAACCGTTGACGATCAACGCAACCGCTTCTTCGTCATTCATGCCGCGCTGCTGACAATAGAACATCTGATCGTCAGAAATCTTTGACGTTGTCGCTTCATGCTCGAACACAGCAGTTGAATTTTTCGATTCAATATAAGGCACCGTATGGGCGCCGCACTCATTGCCGATCAGCAGGCTGTCGCACTGGGTGAAATTGCGCGCTCCGGCGGCCTTGCGGTGCGCCGACACCAGTCCGCGATAGGTGTTTTGCGAGCGCCCCGCAGAAATGCCTTTTGAGATGATCCGGCTGGAGGAGTTTTTGCCTAGATGGATCATCTTGGTGCCGCTGTCGACCTGCTGCCGCCCGTTGGAAATGGCGATCGAGTAAAATTCGCCCCGCGAATTCTCGCCGCGCAGAATGCAGCTTGGGTATTTCCAGGTAATGGCAGAGCCTGTCTCCACCTGTGTCCACGAGATTTTCGAGTTTTTGCCGCGACAATCGCCCCGTTTGGTGACGAAATTATAGATGCCGCCCTTGCCATTGGCATCACCGGGATACCAGTTTTGCACGGTGGAGTATTTGATTTCGGCATCATCCAGCGCCACCAGTTCAACCACCGCGGCATGCAGCTGGTTTTCATCGCGCATCGGCGCTGTGCAGCCTTCCAGATAGGACACGTAGGAGCCTTCATCGGCTATAACCAGTGTCCGCTCGAACTGGCCGGTCTTTTCCTCATTGATGCGGAAATAGGTCGACAGTTCCATCGGGCACCGCACGCCCTTGGGGATGTAAACAAACGAGCCGTCGGAGAACACCGCCGCATTCAGCGTGGCATAGAAATTGTCGGTTATCGGCACCACGGTGCCGAGATATTTCTTCACCAGTTCAGGATATTTCTGCACGGCTTCCGAAATAGAGCAGAAAATCACGCCTGATTTGGCCAGTTCCTCCTTGAAGGTGGTGACAACCGAGACGGAATCAAACACCGCGTCGACCGCAACACGCGCGCCTTCAACACCGGCCAACACCGCCTGCTCGCTGAGCGGGATACCGAGTTTCTTGTAGGTTTCCAGCAATTCCGGATCCACTTCATCCAGACTTTTGGGTCCAGAGGTGGATTTGGGAGCGGCATAATAATACAGATCATCAAAGTCGATTTTGGGATATTCGACGCGCGCCCAGGTCGGCTCTTCCAGGGTTCTCCAGCGCCGATAGGCGTCGAGCCGCCATTCCAGCATCCACTCCGGCTCATTCTTCTTTTCAGAGATGAAACGGACAATGTCCTCACTCAGGCCCTTGGGCGCAAGGTCCATTTCGATATCGGTGACAAATCCGTATTTGTATTTGTCGACATCGATTTCTTTGACCTGTTCAATTGTCTCTTGAACTGCTGGCATATCTTACTCCATCCGTCACAGCTTCAAAGGCTGCAGGTTGTTGCGTATTGCAAGGTGTCAGGCGGCCGTTACCCGTTGTCTGGAAGATAGGGTTGCCGCCATATTATTAAAGGCTTCGACGAAGAGTTTTACCTGTTCACCTGTGGTGTTCCAGCCTAGGCTGACCCGCAAAGCACCGCGCGCCGTGCTTTGCGCCACATTCATCGCAGTCAATACATGGCTGACGCCGACTTTGCCAGAGGAACATGCCGAACCTGATGACACGGCAAATCCCAGCAAATCCAGAGAGATAAGTATGGTTTCCGCGGTCAGGCCAGGCACTGAGATACAACTTGTATTGGGCAGTCTGTCCACATTCGAGCCCAGCACCACCACTCCGGTCAGCTGCTGCTCCATTGTATCGCGCAGGGCCGCAATCCGGTCCCGCTCGGACGCATCTTCCGCGATCAGTTCAGCAGCCACTCCGAAACCGTGTATGGCCGCGATGTTTTCCGTTCCCGCACGGCCAAAACTCTCCTGCCCGCCGCCGCGTATCAGCGGCTGGAACGCATAGGCCTCCGAGCGTCTGACAATGGCACCGGCACCTTGCGGGCCGCCCAGCTTGTGCGACGACAGCGTCAGGAAATGCGCTCCGACCCGCTCAATGTCGACAGCCAACTTGCCCGGACCCTGTACAGCGTCGCACAGAAAATAGGCTTCATGCTCCGCGACCAGCTGCCCCACGGCTTCAACTGGCTGCAGAACGCCTGTTTCATTATTGGCGAGCATGACCCCAACAAGCGCCGTTTTGCTATTGGATCGGCTGCTCGATAACCGGTCTGACAGGAAAGCCAGATCGATAATACCATCCGCATCAACCGGAATGATGTCAATCTGCCCGGCCGCAAACCGCCCGCCCTTCAGAACCGAATCGTGCTCGGTGGCCGAGACAAGAAGCCGGTCAATCGAAATGGTTTTACCCTTAACAATGATGCAGGGTTGAAGAATTGTGGCATTGGCTTCCGATCCGCCACTGGTGAATGTCACAGCCCCGTTGACTGCGCCAACCATGTTAGCGACGCTCTGCCGGGCACGTTCCACCAGTCCTTTTGCCTTGCGGCCTTCCTCATGGACAGAGGAGGCATTTGCAGCCAGATCAAGCGCTTCCATGACAGCCTGCTTCACCTGCGGACGCAGGGGAGAACCGGCATTATGGTCGAGATAAACCCTCATGGCTGAAAAAAATCGCCTTCTTTGTCCGACAAGCTGCAGGACATTGTTGCCAGCCGGGTAGAAAATGGTGTTAACAAGCGCATCCGAGCCTGTGCGCATCCCGAGCTAGTTTTTAATCATTCTAAACTACCAAGTAGGACGCACCCGAAACGCTGTCAAGAAATACGTCATGCGCCCTGCCGCAAGGACGCTTAATGCACAACCCTGTGCACTGTCAAAGTGCCGTCAAGAGGACTGAAATCATGCCAGAAGTCATATTCAACGGACCGGAAGGCCGTCTGGAAGGCCGCTATCAGCCCTCAAAGTCGAAAACCGCCCCGATTGCGATGATTTTGCATCCGCATCCGCGTTTTGGCGGCACCATGAATAACCAGATCATTTACGAACTTTATTATATGTATGTCAGGCGCGGCTTTACCGTGCTGCGCTTCAATTTTCGCGGCGTTGGCCGCAGCCAGGGCACGTTTGATCATGGCACCGGTGAATTGTCGGATGCGGCAGCAGCACTGGATTGGGTGCAGACCTTTCACCCGGATTCGCGCGGCTGCTGGATTGCCGGTTTTTCCTTTGGTGCCTGGATTGGCATGCAGTTGCTGATGCGCCGTCCCGAAGTCGAAGGCTTCATCTCCATTGCCCCGCCGGCAAACCTGTATGATTTTTCGTTTCTCGCGCCCTGCCCTGCCTCGGGTCTGATGGTCCATGGCGATGCCGACAAAGTTGTGCCGATGAAGGATGTTCAGGCGCTGGTTGACAAGCTGAAAGCCCAAAAGGGCATCACCATTGATCATGAGACATTGCCAGGAGCCAACCACTTCTTTTCCGGCCAAACCGACACCTTGCTGGAATTGTGCGGCAATTATGTCGACAAGCGCCTAGAAGTGCTGGGCAAGGTCGATATCTAAGAGGCCAACCAAAAATTATTTTGAGTGGTTCCAGCAGGTTATGATTCTCTGTTGTTTGCAACGACAATGCAGGATCGGATGGCCTGGTAATCCTCCACGAAAGAGAGCCTCCCCAGCCTTGTCCATCTGTTCCCCGAGGACGGTTATGCCGGGCAAAAACTGAAAACGGCTTTCAATACATAGATGGCCGACCATCGAGATCGTCAAGCGCCGCGATGGCGTAAAGAATTGAAATCAATGCGTATTAATTTTCGATCAGGCTTTTAGATGATGCATATTTGAAAAAGTATCGGCCATATCCTCAATCAGATCGTCGACGTGCTCCAAACCAATGTGAAATCGGATCATCGGGCCAACATTATCAGACGTCGTCAATTCGCGTCCTTCTTTCGGTTGAATGGGCATAGCCAGGCTCTCAAAGCCGCCCCATGAACTACCAATAGAGAAGAGGTTCAGTTGATCCATGAATGCTTCCGTATCAAACTCCGATTGAAAAACGACACTTAGCAAGCCATTGCTGCCTGATGCATCGCGTTTCCAGATTTCATACCCCCGCATGCCTTCCATAGACGGATGCAAGACTTCTACAACTTCTGGCCGTTCTGATAGCCAGTGGGCAATTGTTTGACTATTTTCGCCGTGTCTTTCCAGCCGCAAGCCAAGCGTCCGCATACCCCGCAGACAGGAATATGCTTCATCCGGCGCCAAAATCTGTCCGGTCATATGAACGTGTGATCGTATCGGCATGATCATCTCGCCCTTGACCGTTGCGCACCCCATCATGACATCGGCATGGCCGCTTAAATATTTTGTGCCCGCAATGATTGACACGTCACAACCGAGTTTAAGAGGTTGATATAGCCATCCGGACCCATAGGTATTGTCGGCGACCACATGCAATCCAAGCGCATGAGCACTTTCACAAAGTCGCGGCAGGTCCATCACCTCGTAAGTCTGCGAGGCTGGCGATTCTACAAAAACCAATTTTGTTTCTGGCTTGACCCAGTTTGAAAGATCTGTGGCATCCCAAGGGAAGTAGTCGATGCTTATATCGTTTCGCTTTAGATATTTCTCGCAATATATGCGGGTGGCAGGAAAGATTGTATCGACCACAAGAAGATGATCTCCCGGTCTCAAAAGCGCTGAAAGAACGCCCGCTATCGCTGCCACTCCAGAGGGAAACAGGAAGCAAGCCTCCCCCTCTTCAAGCTCACAAATTGATCTTGCAAGTTGGTGGGCGGTCGTTGTTCCGCGCCGTCCATAGGACAAGACGGCATCATCAGTTTCGCGACGCGCTTTGGTTGCCTCATATGAAGCTACCGTATCATGCAGAATGGTAGAAGCACGAACGACAGGAGGGTTTGCGGGGCCAGGTGCTTCGGTGCGGCCAAATTGCACCAGTTTGGTTTCACGTCGCAACATTGATTCTCCTTGAAGTGGCGGCTGGAAGCAGAGGGTTCAGGACGCTCTTTTCCTGCTGATCCATTTGGGCCAGAAGACCAAGCTCCCACTCAAGATATCGCCGGGCAGCTTCAAGGTTTCCATCATGACGGTCATGGACAAAGAAAAGATAATCAATGCATTCTTCTTCACTTGGTTCGTCCGGTGTTGCAACCACTTCAAGACCTGCTTTGGCCCAGGTTTCCTGTGTGCCTTTGACTACGCCCTTAAATGTCTTGCCGGTTGCGGCTTCCACATCGGCAACAATCCCGCCAATCAGGATACGGCAGCTGCCGGTAATGACCCAATCTTCCGGACTGCCAAGATCTTCAAAATTGATGCGCGCACGTGTTACCCACTTTGAGCCTTTGATGTGGCCTTCCCGATAAGAAAGGCCGGGTGACGCATCGAGAATTTTGGTGCCAGCGTTGGCGTATTCCCTGAGCTGATCAAGACCGATTGTCTGTTTCGCGCGCACAGGCTCTGAGGTCAGATCCAACATATCATCCAGTGGCGTGGCTATATCCAACAGCCAAACCTGGTGCCCCATTCCTATGAGCCAGATAGCCGTAGTCGCAGAGCGCAAACCATTATCGCAGCTTAAAATAATGCGAGCATTGCGAACCGCCAATTGCTCATCCGTTGCCTGCACCAATTGGCCACCCGGCGCAAAACGTGCACGCGGAGCATGGCCGGCATCATATTCTTCACGGGTCCGCACATCAAATAAGTAAGTTGTCATAGCCGGATCACGCAACCAGGCTTGAGCGGTCTCATTTTCGATAGTTTGCAGTCCGTACTTTTCTTGGAGTTCCAAGGCTTTTGACAGGCCGGATTCCCAATCTTCTTTGCTAGGCTCTGGCAAGTTCGAAATTTCTGAACCATGATCTAATTCATAACCCGCAAGACGCCAGCCCTGGGTTCCGTTTTGTAACGCGTAAACCGGGTTTGGCGTTTCTAAAAGTACAAGTGTTTGTGCGCCAATAATGGAACGAGTGCGCCCTGCACAATTTACAACGACTTTGGTTTTCGGGTCAGAGCATAATGTTGGAAGCCGGTACCCAAGCTCAGCATTGGGACAGGACATTGCCTTTGGCAAAGACAACTTATTGAACTCCTCGCCTGAGCGCCCATCAAGAACAATCACGTTCTCATCCGTTACCTGCATCTTGTGCAATTCGTCGGCGGTAACAGATTTTGTTTGCAGCTCCCGCTCCACCAACTCTCCGAAAGCTTTGGAGGGAACGTTTACCCCTTTGAAGAGATTATAGCTTGCTTTCTCCCAAGCTGGAGCACCACCGTCCAGAACAATAACATTCATATACCCAAGATTTTCAAGAACACTGAACGCGCGTTCGGAGACCCCGTCTCCATTGTCCAGCAAAACGCAGCGCACTTGTTTGCAGGGTATAAGTTTTGGGGCGTATGTCTCTATTTTACTGTAAGGCAAATGGACGCTGAGAAACGGGTGACCTTCACCATACTGACCATGTTCTCGTATATCCAGGAATGCAATCTCGGCGCCATCAGTCAGCAGCGGCTTTACCGACTGCGCAGTGATCTTTTTCATATTTGTAACTCTCGTTATTTAGTTTTGACGCCAATGCCCATTGTTTTACAGCTGCCATTTTCAAGGTCATACATGATCCGGTTCTCCAGGCTTTCCAGCGGCTGCCCATAGAAATGCAAATGGCGTATTATGTCGTCTCCACAAATCTCGACGCTATGAATATCGTTGGCCATCATTGCCAGTGCGTTGCCAGGCTTTAACTCGACGATCTCCAATTCCTTCAACTTTGCTTTGCCTTCAACCGACCGGTCATCAATACGCTCATACAGAGTATTAATTTCCGCGCCTTCCACTGCGCCAATGCATGCCCAAGTGGTATGATTATGCGGAGGGATTTTCTTTCCCGGGCGCATGACGTTTAGATAGAGCGAAAGACCGATTCCCCGATCTTGAGCAATCAGATAACGGTTCTGTTGCTCATCAGCTGCAGGCTCTGGAAAGTCATCGTTTCCCCACAAATGGGTTTGATCAGAAAGCTCGGTAACGACGCCCTCTATCTCTTTCAGCATCGCCCGATCGACAGGCCTCTGTGCCAAAATTCCACGCGTCTTATCCAGTAGAGATTGCGCCAGCTCTTCTCGTGTCTGTATGGTTTCCATTCTAAAATCTCCTTATGAATTTTCGTTGCCGGCACGCCGGCTCATGATGACTGGTAAGATCCAAAGTGCTGCTGAAACAAACATCATGGCAGCGCTGATTGGATGATTGACTGGATCTAAAAAAACCAACCAGTTTCCCTGTGAAATGGTTAGTGAGTTGGCAAGCGATGACTCCAGCTGGGGTCCGAGAACCAGGCCCAGAATCGCAGGGCCAAGCGGTAAGCCGGCAATTCGCATTGCATAGGCAACAACGCCAGCTGTGACAGCAACCCACATATTAAATATGTTGGTGCCATCGGAATACGCTCCCATCAGACAAAGCATGGCAATGACGCCAACCATAATTTCTTTAGGGATGGCAAAAATGGTTTTAGAAACAGTGCGAATTACGATGAAAGCAACTGGCCACATAACCAGATTTGCAATCAGGAATGCTACAATAATCATCCACGCGATATTGCCGTGTTGTGTGAATAAAAGCGGTCCCGGCACCATGCCATGAATGGCAAGTGCACCAATAAACAATGCCGATGTGGAATTACCCGGGATACCAAGAGACAGAAGCGGCACCATGGAACTTGCGGTCACAGCATTATTGGCGGCTTCCGGTGCAGCGATGCCCTCCGGAGCACCTTCGCCCCAAGCCGCTTCATCTTCCTTACCTTCAAACAGACGACGGAAGCGGCGTGCTGCTTGGTCATAGGCAAGAAAAATAGCCATCAGCATACCGGCACCCGGTAACATCCCGATAAGATTGCCAATCACGGCACTCATACCCCAAACGGGCAACAGACGGCGTATCAGTTTTCGCGGTAATAAAAGTGAACCAATAACGGGCATATTTGTCAGTTTGACCGACATTTTCCGATCTTTGATGATGTCGGTTAAAAGCTCCAGCATCGCAGCAATGCCGAACAGACCCACAAGTAGCGGTACAAATGGAATACCTTCAATCAGGTTTACATTATCGAATGTGTAACGCGGGTACCCTGTGAGCGGGCTAAACCCCACATTCGAGACCAGGAGACCGATGACAGCCGCTATTGCTCCTTTGATAACCGCACCCTTGAGAAGACCAACAACGCTGGAAAGACCCAGAATAGCGAGCGCAAAGTTCTCAATATAACCGAATTTAAGAGCAACTTTTGCAAGTGAAGGAGCAAATAGAAGTAGTACGAAAGAACTTAGAATGCCACCAACGACAGAAGACGTCAGCGCAATGGAAAGCGCCTTGCCGGCCATTCCGCTTCGAGCCATGGCATTACCATCAACCGCAGTGAGTAATGATGATGCAGTACCAGGTACTTTAATCATTATAGCAGGTATCGCTCCACCTGTCGCAGCGGCACAATAAACGCCAACCATAAGCGCAAGAGCCTGTTCTGGCGGCATGGAGAACGAAAAGGGAATGAA from Pararhizobium sp. IMCC3301 includes the following:
- the sufD gene encoding Fe-S cluster assembly protein SufD; protein product: MTAQPQNLQTQAETALLQLLANLKLDGARLEAADRLRKKGLPHRRVEEWKYTDLRALLKDVPPLPGRVAQAHATTGGQDALVPADIILNVVNGVPQDFETDTASRSGKANANKAVSISRGIASSAGFHEKASVTVDLNLALASSGFVIKVGKAEQAPVIFIDHSVSGGDAVTAACRHSIVVEAGAKAVLVERFSGPDGLGYIASGGLSVRVEDGASLTHARVVSEGSQSSHLGAIGARIGTDATYEPFVMTIGSHLVRTDIHVTFEGEHSHAGIRGATLVKGKQHTDMTLEVDHASPNCTSVEQFKSVIADDARAVFQGKIMVKSIAQKTDAKMMSQGLLLSENGEFLNKPELEIFADDVVCGHGATCGDIDEEMLFYLLSRGIPSAIAETMMVQAFVAETIENTEQPEIIEALESILADWLARR
- a CDS encoding aminotransferase class V-fold PLP-dependent enzyme, whose translation is MDTLSKDDKTGSQDDKTGYDVMEIRKDFPILAREVYGKPLVYLDNGASAQKPTAVLEAIQSAYSETYSNVHRGLHFLSNASTDLYESARETVRGFLNAASVDNIIFTRSTTEAINLVARSFGGMTIGEGDEIVLSIFEHHSNIVPWHFHREQNGAVLKWVPYREDDSFDLEAFEAALSERTKIVAITQMSNVTGTIVPIKEICRIAHQRGIPVLVDGSQSAVHMAVDVEALDCDFFVMTGHKLYGPSGIGILYGKPEYLEKMPPYMGGGEMILDVMEDAITYAPPPHRFEAGTPPIVQAIGLGAALTYMQTIGLDRIAAHEADLRDYAARRLGEMNSVKVFGNAPGKGAIFSFEVEGAHAHDIATVLDREGVAVRAGTHCAMPLLARYGVTATCRASFGLYNTRDEVDRLVKAITKAQSFFS
- the metC gene encoding cystathionine beta-lyase — encoded protein: MLRRETKLVQFGRTEAPGPANPPVVRASTILHDTVASYEATKARRETDDAVLSYGRRGTTTAHQLARSICELEEGEACFLFPSGVAAIAGVLSALLRPGDHLLVVDTIFPATRIYCEKYLKRNDISIDYFPWDATDLSNWVKPETKLVFVESPASQTYEVMDLPRLCESAHALGLHVVADNTYGSGWLYQPLKLGCDVSIIAGTKYLSGHADVMMGCATVKGEMIMPIRSHVHMTGQILAPDEAYSCLRGMRTLGLRLERHGENSQTIAHWLSERPEVVEVLHPSMEGMRGYEIWKRDASGSNGLLSVVFQSEFDTEAFMDQLNLFSIGSSWGGFESLAMPIQPKEGRELTTSDNVGPMIRFHIGLEHVDDLIEDMADTFSNMHHLKA
- a CDS encoding alpha/beta hydrolase yields the protein MPEVIFNGPEGRLEGRYQPSKSKTAPIAMILHPHPRFGGTMNNQIIYELYYMYVRRGFTVLRFNFRGVGRSQGTFDHGTGELSDAAAALDWVQTFHPDSRGCWIAGFSFGAWIGMQLLMRRPEVEGFISIAPPANLYDFSFLAPCPASGLMVHGDADKVVPMKDVQALVDKLKAQKGITIDHETLPGANHFFSGQTDTLLELCGNYVDKRLEVLGKVDI
- the sufC gene encoding Fe-S cluster assembly ATPase SufC, whose translation is MLEIKNLHATVDGNEILRGIDLTIKAGEVHAIMGPNGSGKSTLSYVLAGKDDYEITEGEILFNGKDLLEMKPDERAAAGVFLAFQYPIEIPGVATMTFLRTAMNAQRKARGEAELNTPDFMKIVKQKAAELKVSPDMLKRPLNVGFSGGEKKRNEIMQMALLEPTLCVLDETDSGLDIDALRVVSDGVNALRSPERSMLVITHYQRLLDHIIPDVVHVMSAGRIVKSGGKELALELEEKGYADYVDAA
- a CDS encoding SUF system Fe-S cluster assembly protein, which translates into the protein MEDGTGQPQPAPREGTNLTPEEQQRLTEDIIAALKTVYDPEIPTDIYELGLVYKVDLTDDRDLDVDMTLTAPGCPVAGEMPIWVENALSSVPGIGQVKVNMVFDPPWTPERMSEEAKVALNWF
- a CDS encoding cysteine desulfurase family protein — its product is MRVYLDHNAGSPLRPQVKQAVMEALDLAANASSVHEEGRKAKGLVERARQSVANMVGAVNGAVTFTSGGSEANATILQPCIIVKGKTISIDRLLVSATEHDSVLKGGRFAAGQIDIIPVDADGIIDLAFLSDRLSSSRSNSKTALVGVMLANNETGVLQPVEAVGQLVAEHEAYFLCDAVQGPGKLAVDIERVGAHFLTLSSHKLGGPQGAGAIVRRSEAYAFQPLIRGGGQESFGRAGTENIAAIHGFGVAAELIAEDASERDRIAALRDTMEQQLTGVVVLGSNVDRLPNTSCISVPGLTAETILISLDLLGFAVSSGSACSSGKVGVSHVLTAMNVAQSTARGALRVSLGWNTTGEQVKLFVEAFNNMAATLSSRQRVTAA
- the sufB gene encoding Fe-S cluster assembly protein SufB, which translates into the protein MPAVQETIEQVKEIDVDKYKYGFVTDIEMDLAPKGLSEDIVRFISEKKNEPEWMLEWRLDAYRRWRTLEEPTWARVEYPKIDFDDLYYYAAPKSTSGPKSLDEVDPELLETYKKLGIPLSEQAVLAGVEGARVAVDAVFDSVSVVTTFKEELAKSGVIFCSISEAVQKYPELVKKYLGTVVPITDNFYATLNAAVFSDGSFVYIPKGVRCPMELSTYFRINEEKTGQFERTLVIADEGSYVSYLEGCTAPMRDENQLHAAVVELVALDDAEIKYSTVQNWYPGDANGKGGIYNFVTKRGDCRGKNSKISWTQVETGSAITWKYPSCILRGENSRGEFYSIAISNGRQQVDSGTKMIHLGKNSSSRIISKGISAGRSQNTYRGLVSAHRKAAGARNFTQCDSLLIGNECGAHTVPYIESKNSTAVFEHEATTSKISDDQMFYCQQRGMNDEEAVALIVNGFVRDVIQQLPMEFMAETQKLIGISLEGSVG